The DNA window ttctttggtacgacgtgaacagggctaacccatttactgtcggatataggatatattattccagcttctagcagtttttggatttcctttttaaccacatcgctcataataggatttattcgcctttgatgttccctagaggttttactatcgtcttcgagcataatgcggtgcatacacagagaagggcttatacctttcagatctgatatgttatatcctaaagcggtagggtattttctttggacattaagtaatttttcagtctcggttcgtcctaagttggcgttcactataactggtcggtttagttcttcgtctagaaattcgtatctaagatcggtaggaagtgtcttcagctctatagcaggtttcttaggtccaggtataggatcgggagttaaggctaagcattcactcaggtggttatcttgatattcctcacgccagttgtcatcttcaagaattggcggcataggaattcttaggatctcggtttccttatttggttcggattttatttccttgacacactcgtcgattatgtcagcagaacagcatgtgtcaattatagaaggtgcttttaggaattgggaaagtataaattctattttctcttctcctacttcgaaagtaagctttcctcgctttacatctataattgcaccagcggttgctaaaaatggtcttcctaatatgatcgggatgttagaatcttcttggatatccataatgatgaagtcagttgggatgtagaattgacctacacgaacagggatattctctaacattcctacggggtatttaactgaacggtcagctagttgaagagacattctcgttgctttaagctcacctagattgagtt is part of the Vicia villosa cultivar HV-30 ecotype Madison, WI linkage group LG2, Vvil1.0, whole genome shotgun sequence genome and encodes:
- the LOC131646074 gene encoding uncharacterized protein LOC131646074 — protein: MPSYAKFLKEILSNKKKLEDNETITLTAECSAIIQNNMPPKLKDPGSFSIPCVIGKTIIEKALCDLGASVSLMPLSTCKKLNLGELKATRMSLQLADRSVKYPVGMLENIPVRVGQFYIPTDFIIMDIQEDSNIPIILGRPFLATAGAIIDVKRGKLTFEVGEEKIEFILSQFLKAPSIIDTCCSADIIDECV